CCCCTCACCCGGCCTGCGGCCACCCTCTCCCGCAAGGGGAGAGGGCGTTCTTGCCAGCGGCGAATTTTCACGCCTTCTCCCCTTGCGGGAGAAGGTCCCCGAAGGGGGGATGAGGGGGAGCGGCCTTCACCTCCTCGATGACGTCTCTATATAGAGCCCAGCAATAGAGGCGGGATCATCATGGACGACACCGGCAGTTTCCTCTCCGGCATCATCGGGGCTGACCAGGCGGTCGCGGGCGAGGGCATGGGCTGCGTCTCCTTCGAGACCGCCTTCCTGCGCCGGATCGAACCGGGGCCGGCCGATATCGACGAGCTCGGCCATGTCAATAATGTCGTCTATCTGCGCTGGGTCCAGGATATCGCTATTACGCATTGGCATGCCGTCGCCCCGGACGACATGGTCGGCGGCGAGGTCTGGGTGGCGCTCAAACACACGATTGAATACCGCGACCCGATCCTGCCCGGCGAGGTCGCCGAAATCCGCACCTGGCTCGGCCGACCGCACGGTCCCCGCTTTGACCGTCATGTCGATATCCGCAAGCCCAGCGCCAAACGCTTCTCCGCTCGCGCCACCACGGAATGGTGCCGGATCAATCGCGACAGCCGCCGCCCGATGCGGATCGGTGAGGATGTGATGGCGGCGTTCGGCCTGGTCGGGGCTGAGTTGGGGTAACTCAGACCCGCTCAACCACACCCAGCTTTTCCGCAGCCGCATTCAATTGCCCGATCGTAACCTCATCCAGCGGGATGCCTTCCTTGCCGCGTTTGCCGGCGATGGCGCGTTCCGGGTCGCCGGGATAGAGGACGGGGCTGTCCCAGTCCATCGGCGGGGAGGCGAGGGCATAGCGGGCCATGGCGTCGGTCTCGGCCTGCATCCAGGCGCGGTCGCCGAAGGCGTCCGGGTCGATCAGGATGGAGAACATCGAGTTTTTCAGGCCGCCCGAGCGGGGATGGTCGGGCTGGATGGTCCCGGCACCGCCCAGCACGCCGGCCAGCAATTCGCAGGCGAAGGCCAGGCCATAGCCCTTGTGCTTGCCCAGCGGGGTCAGGGCCCCCTCAATTTCGAACCCGCTCATGCCCGACGGATCTGTCGTCGGTCGCCCCTGTTTGTCAATCAGCGACCCGGCGGGTACGGGCAGGCCCTTGTTGGCGGCGACCCGGGCCTTGCCCAGGGCGATCTGGCTAGTGGCGATGTCGAGCAGGAAGGCCGGGCGCGTGTCTGTCGCCGGAAATCCGATGCAGACGGGATTGGTGCCAAAACGGGCGTCGGAACCGCGATAAGGGGCGACCAGCGGGGCGTGATCGGTGACATTGACGAAGTGCATCGAGATCAGGCCCGCCTCGGAGGCTTGTTCGGCATAGGCGCCGATGCGGCCCAGATGATGGGCATTGCCGAGAGTGGCCGCCGCCAGCCCGCCGGACTTCGCCTTGGCGCCGGCCTGGTGGATCAGTCGCTGGCCGGCCGGAGCGCCCCAGCCGCCGCCGGCGTCAACCCGCAGCAGGACGGTGGTGTCGGTCAGGACGGTATCGTCGGCATCAAGGCAGACCTGTCCGCGCCGGATATGGCCGGCATAAGCAGGCAGGATGCCGACTCCGTGGCTGTCATGGCCCTTGAGGTTGGCCTCGACGAGGTGCCGGGCAACGCATTCGGCGTCATCGACACGAGCGCCGGCGCGGACAAGCACGGCCGTGCAGAATGCGGTCAGGTTGGGGGCGTCGAGGCGTCGTTCGGGGGTATTCATGCGTTGATCTTTATCTCGCCGTCGTCAAATGGCCGAGTGCATAAGATTTGATCCAGCCTGTTAGCGTTTTATTAAGCATAGATCGGATTGAAATCTGTCGCATTCTGGCACAACCGAGAGAGGTTGGTGATTTTTTCGTCATAACCCGTTGTATTTGTTAAATAAAAAAAGCCGTCAGAATTCTGCCTTTTCCGTCCGGATTTAAGCGTTTGGCAACCGCTATGGGGCATGATCCATCTCGTCGGGCAGCAAACGACCCGCAGGAAATCAACAACGGCGTTCGAACACGGGGAAAATCCCGGACACGCCACTTTGTAAATTGGATGAAGGGTATGTCATGAAAAAGACGGGAACCATGATTCTGGCGGCAGCAATGTCTGCCATGGCTTTCACAGCGGCACCGGCTCTGGCTCAGGACCGTGAACGTACGAGTGTGGAAGCGCCGGAATATCCGCGAGGCGCAGAGCGTCGCGGTATCGAAGGATACGCAGTGGTTGAGTATACGGTCGCCGAAGACGGTTCGGTTGCTGAAGCCACGGTTGTCGAAGCCGAGCCGGAAGGCGTGTTCGATCGCGCTGTGATCCGCGCCATTGAAGGCTGGTCTTATGCCCCGGCTGCAGCCGCAACCGCAGGTATGCAGCAGCGGTTCGACTTTAATCTCGGTGGCTAACACCCTGAGATCAAGCGCTATTCAGCAAAAGAACTGAAATGCGTTTACCATAATAAGAATTCATTTACGGCGGCGCGATAGCGTCGCCGTATCTTTTTGGGTCAGGCCATCAGCCTTAGGGGCCATGAAATGAATTCTGTGCTTGGAAATATCCTCAGCAAAACGACCAGTATCCGGGTCCGGCTGCTTGCGGCTTTCGCCCTGACTTCGGTGATGACGCTGGTTGCGGCCATCGTCGGTGTCACCGGCTTCAATTCGGCGAATTACGCCGTTGAGCAGATCGCTGACCGCGCCATCCCGGAAACCCAGTCAGTCGACGCCCTGTCGGAACAAAGTGTCGGCCTGAGCGAGGCTTTGAGTGTCTTCGCAGCCTCGACCACGGTTGAAGCGCGGCTGGACAACTACAACCGCGTTGTCGGCTATCGCAATTCTCTTGACGAAGAGCTCCGGCAGCTCGAAGCCCTGTCCGGTGTCGGTGAAACCGCCGCCCTGCGCAGCGCCGTCGCCGATCTCAATGAACTCGTCGAAAGCATGAATGAGGTGGTCGAGCGCCGCCTGCAGATCCGCGACCGCCGCTGGGCTGCCACCAATGATGCCCGCAATGCCCGCGCCGCCCTGTCCTCCAGCGTCGAAGGCGCGCTGGACTCGAGTGATGAGGCTGACATTGAAAGCCTCCTGCGTGCCTTGCTGTCGGCCAACCAAATGCTGATCCAGTACAATGAAGTCGATACCGCCGCCACGACTGGTGAAGTCGATGTCATTCTCGATCGCTGGGATGAGGCAGCCGGCGAGCTGGATGTCAATTTCGCCATCCTTGGATCGATCGTGACCGATGTCATGCAGACCCAGGCCGATAACCTGATCAATTTCGGCGATGGCGATAACGGCATCTTCGAACTCCGCAAGAGTGAACTGGCTGCTGTGGCTGCCGCTGAAGTGGTGGCCGAGGAAGCCCGCATGTCGGCGGAAGCGCTGCTCTCCAGCGTCCAGGCCTTCAAGGCACAGGTCGCCGAGCGGGTCGTCGATGCGACCTCCGCGGCCGATACAGCTGTCATCACCGGCCGCATCCTGCTCATCGCGATCGCCGCAATCGGCCTCGTGGTCGCTGCTGCCATCGGCTTCTTCTACGTCAACAACATGCTGCTCAAGCGCCTCAGCGCCATGGCTCGCACCATGGGTGCGCTGGCCGAGGGCAATAGCGACGTCAATCTCGGCTTCACGCCAGGCAAGGACGAGATCGGCGACATGGCGCGCTCGGTCGATGTGTTCCGGGCCAATGCCATTGAACGGGCCCGCCTCGAGGCGGAGACCGAAGAAGAGCGCCGCATGAAGGAAAAGCGGTCCGCAGCCATCGAGAGCCTGATCCAGGTCTTCGAACAGGCATCGGGCGATGCCCTTGGCCAGGTTGGCGAAGCGGCAACCCGCATGGAAACAGCGGCCCGGGCGATGAGCTCGACGGCTGCTGCGACCACCGGCAAGTCCGCCGCTGTGGCCCAGGCCTCCGAAGGCGCGTCCCAGAACGTCCAGACCGTGGCCGCTGCGGCTGAGGAAATGGTCTCCTCGATCGGTGAGATCTCGCAGCAGATTTCCCGCTCGACCGAGATTGCCAATTCTGCCGTCGACCAGGTCGAACAGACCAATGGCGACGTCCAGCGGCTCGATGATGCGGCCAAGTCGATCGATAATATCGTCAGCCTGATCAATGACATTGCCGAGCAGACAAACCTGCTGGCCCTGAACGCCACCATCGAGGCGGCGCGCGCCGGGGAGGCCGGCAAGGGCTTCGCGGTTGTGGCCTCGGAAGTGAAGGCCTTGGCCAGCCAAACCGGTGCAGCCACGCAGAACATCTCCGAGCACATCAACGGCATCCAGGGCGCAACCGCCAAGGCTGTCGAGGCGATGTCCTCAATCGGTGGCACAATCCACGAGATGAGCGAGATTGCCACGGCCATCGCCGCCGCGATGGAAGAGCAACGCGCGGCAGCCGGCGAGATCACCCGCTCGGCCCAGGAAGCGGCTGACGGCACCAGTGAGGTCTTCACCAACATCCAGGAAGTCGACCAGGCAACCTCGGAAACCGGTGAAAGCGCCGGTGAGGTTCTCGAAGCATCACTGGCCGTGTCCCGTCAGTCTGACACGCTCAAATCGGCGGTCGAACAATTCCTCACGGAAGTTCGCGCAGCCTGATTGCAGCGCAACTGAAATCCGCCAGCGCCCACGGCTTGCCAGCTGTGGGCGCTGCGCGTATATGGCGTCCCTCTTCCTTGCGGAGGAACCTGTGTGGCGAGGTAGCTCAGCTGGTTAGAGCGCACGACTCATAATCGTGAGGTCGAGAGTTCAAGTCTCTCCCTCGCCACCACTTTCAACCGACATCCGAAACTCCAAACTGCCCCGGTCCGGCGGCGATTGACGCTCGACCTGCGACAATTGCGCCTGCGACCGTCGGTCCGGTGTCGGCTATCTGGAAGGTGGTCCATACAGGACCGGTAGTTTTAGGATTTCCCGGTCATGTCACGGTCCAATACCCTGTCCATCCTGTTCGCCATCATCGCGCTTGTCGCCGGTGGCGGATTTCTGGTTTTCGGGACCATAGCCCTGGCCGGAGTGACCATGAGCGTGCATGGCTGGATCGCACTGGGCCTGGGCATTGTGGTCAGCTTGGCGCTGGGCACCGGCCTGACGACCGTATTGGTGATTTCCCGGCGGCGCGGCTATGACGAGGCGGCCTACAATGCCGGTGGACTGGCCCCGTCGGATGATCAGGTCTGAACGGCTGCTGCCGCAGATTCCACGCACGATTGCAGAGACTGTCCGGCGGGCCCGCCAATCAGGGCAGGGGCCCGGCCATTCCCCTACCCAATCCGGATATCAAGCCAGCCTGCGCGTGGCATGGCCTTGTGGCGCCTTGTTTGATACCGGCGCCGTAGACGCGCCGCGCAGCAAATACTTGTCGAGAATCCGGTCAAGATCGGCGCGGACGATCGGCTTGGTGATGAAGTCGTCCATTCCGGCATCGATACAACGTCGCTCGGCCTGACCCACGGCATTGGCCGTCAGGGCGACGATCGGAATGCGGCCGGACGGGCTTCCGAGTGACCGGATCGTCTGGCTGGCGGCCAGGCCGTCCATGACCGGCATTTCCATATCCATGAGGATCAGCGAGTAATCGCGCAGCTTGACCGCATCGATAGCGGCTTGTCCGTTCTCGACGAAGTCCGCAGACAGCCCCCTCAGCTTGAGGAAGCCCCGAGCGACCGCCTGATTTGTGGGATTGTCCTCGGCGACCAGAATATTGCAGGCGGGCAGGACGGTCGCAGGCGCAGTATTGCAAGTCGCAGCCGAGACTGTCTGCGGCGCTGTCGTGACCGATTTCAATGGAATGTCGAACCAGAATTTCGAGCCTTCACCGGGGCGGCTGGTAACGTCCACCGACCCTCCCATGAGTTCGGCAAGGCGCCTGCAAATTGCCAGGCCAAGCCCGGTTCCGCCATGCAGGCGGTTGGTCGCAACATCAGCCTGTTTGAAAGCGGAAAACAATTCGCGCAGGGCCGTGTCCGGTATTCCGCAACCTGTATCGACCACCTCGACCCGCATCACATTGCGGCGGCGGCCCAAGGGCAGGAATTGCATGCGGACTGCGACGCTGCCGGACTGGGTGAATTTGATTCCATTGCTGATGAGATTGAACAGCAATTGTTTGATCCGGACGGGATCACCCTCGTATTGCGCATCCTCGTCGCAGTCGGCCTCGATTGAAAACGCGATTCCCTTCTCGCGGGCCTGTGCCGACCAGAGCGTCTGCGCGTCGCGAACCAGTGTCGAGGGTCTGAACGGGGTGACCTCCAACTCCATCTTGCCGGCTTCAATTTTTGACAGGTCGAGAATGTCGTTGAGAAGCCGGAGCAGGATTTTGCCGCTGTCGTCGATCACCCGGACGAACTCGGCTTGTTCGGCATCGAGTGTTGTCGCCTGGAGCAATTGCGTCACTCCGAGCACGCCATTCAATGGTGTCCGGATTTCATGGCTCATGGTGGCCAGAAAGTCCGACTTGGCCTTCGAGGCGGCAAGTGCTTCAAGCCTGGCCCGGCCAAGCTGTTCTGCCAGGGCCGAGAGGCGATGATTCTTGTCGGCGCTTTCCTGGGCGATGAAGCGGAACAGTTCCAGCGTTGTCCCGACGCCGGCATAGTCACCGTTTCGCGTGGCGATGAAGCCTTCCATCAAGGCTGCGGGGGAGTCGCGCAGGATTTGCGAGTTCAGCTCACTCAGCGGCGTTCGGGTCTCGACGACCAGCGGGTTCTTGTTCATTGCGAAGGTGATCGGGCGGCGTTCATACAGGGCGCGACCATGGCGGTTTGCCATGCGAACGAAGAATTGGTCGCGCGTCACCAGTCCGACAGGCTGCGTGCCCTCAACGACAGGCAGGACGATCAGGTTTGGGTCGTCGGAGAAGTGCTCATAAACTTCCCCGCCGGTCGCCTGCGGCGAAACCGCCGGCGACGCGACAAGGACATCTCGAACCAAGCCAACCATGGGACACCCTTTTTGCCTGTTCCGCGTCCGACCGTCCGGGGCCGTCAGCGCGCTTGGGCAATTTGTGGCTCGGGAGGGGTTTCCAATCGTTCAAACCAGTCAGCGACAATCGAAGGTTTCACGAAAATTTCACGCGGAACCCGCTTGCGTGGCGATCCAGTCGACAAAGCCGGATGCGCTCAGCTCACCATCCACCGGCAAACACAGTATGGCCGGTTCATCATAGGGGTGGAGGTCAGCAAGGCGTTGCGTGAGCTTTGGCGCTGCCTCGGTTGTGGTCTTGAACAAGGCGACGCATTCACCGGCCCGTTCGACTTTGCCCTGCCAGCGATAGAGGCTGACCATTCCCGGCAGGATGTTGACGCAGGCGCACAGGTTTTCGTCCAGAAGCCGGGCCGCTGCCGCTTCGGCGCTGCCGGTGTCGGGCCAGCAGGTGTAGATCAGGCAAACGCTGTGCATGGCCAAATTTCTCCTCGCCGGTATATAAGCGCCGCATGACAGACACCTCCACCCCCGATCACGCCAACCGGACGGCTCTGGTCCTTTTTTCCGGCGGCCAGGATTCCGCCACCTGTCTCGCCTGGGCGCTGCAGCGCTATGCACGGGTCGAGACAGTGGGATTTGACTATGGCCAGCGCCACCATGTCGAGATGACAGCCCGTGAGCGGGTGCGGTCAGGGCTGGCCGCGAGCTTCCCTCATTGGGGCGACAGGCTGGGCGAGGATTTCGTCATTGATCTGGCCGGCTATGGGGCCATTGCCGACAGCGCCCTGACCGCAGACCGCGCCATCGAGATGCAGGCCAATGGTTTGCCGAGCACATTTGTTCCGGGCCGCAACCTGGTTTTCCTCACAGTGGCCTCTGCGTTGGCCTACCGGCGCGGTCATGGCGTGCTTGTGGGCGGGATGTGCGAGACCGATTTTTCCGGCTATCCGGATTGCCGCCGCAATACGATCGATGCGATGCAAACGGCCCTTGGCCTAGGTCTGGAGATGGCGGTGGAGATCGCAACACCGCTCATGCATCTCGACAAGGCGGCGACCTGGGCACTGGCACATCAATTGGGCGGCGATGCCCTGATCGGATTGATCGAGGAAGACAGTCACACCTGCTATCGCGGTGAGCGCGGTAAACGTCATGCCTGGGGCTATGGCTGCGGCGACTGTCCGGCCTGTGAGTTGCGCGCCAACGGGCATGCCGCCTGGCAGAACTCGGTGCCGGCATGAGCTATTCGGTCAAGGAACGCTTCCTCACGGTGCAGGGCGAAGGCGCCCAGGCCGGCCGCCCGGCGGTCTTCCTGCGTTTTTCCGGCTGTAATCTCTGGTCCGGGCGCGAGCAGGACCGGCACAAGGCGGTGTGCAATTTCTGCGACACGGATTTCGTCGGCATGGATGGACCCGGCGGTGGTCGTTTCAAGACCGCCGTCAGCCTGGTTGATGCCGTCGCCGAGCTCTGGCCGGGCGGCGGGCGACCGCTCGTCGTCTGCACGGGTGGCGAGCCGCTATTGCAGCTCGACACGTCGTTGATCGACGCTTTGCACGCCCGCGGGTTCGAGATCGCCGTGGAAACCAACGGCACGGTCAGGGCGCCGGACGGGATCGACTGGATCACGGTCAGCCCGAAAGGTACGGCGCCCGTGGTCCAGACGTCCGGGCATGAGCTCAAGCTCGTCTATCCGCAGCCGGAACTCGATCCGACGGCGTTCGAGGACTGGGACTTCAAGCGTTTCTCGCTGCAGCCCATGGACGGGCCGCAGATGATGGAAAACGCCCAGGCGGCCTTCGACTATTGCCTGGCGCACCCCCAGTGGTCGCTGTCATTGCAGACCCACAAATGGATCGGCGCACCCTGACCAGCCCTGGATCCGCTGCGTTCCGCGTTCTTTAGCTGTGCGGCATTGGCGCAACGCCGAGGCTTTCCGCCAGTGAGGCTGAAAACGTCTGGAATGCCAGCCGTGTATCCGACCAGACACCGGCGTTGGTATCGCTGCTGCTGCCCGGGCTGAACCAGGCATAGGTGAACTCGGCGATCACACCGCCATCCGAATCGAGCAGGCGGGCACTGAGTGCCGCTCCGCCATTGGCCTGGGCCGAGTAGTGGGCGCTGTCCATCTCCTGTATCTGGTGCATGGTTGGCCGGTTGGGCACCACGTCCATGATGGTGACGGTGAGCACGGTCTCCCGCGCGGCGACACCGTGCCAGTTGGCGGCAATCAGGGATCGCTCCAGATCATCGCGCAAATAGCCGGACAGGCGCGCCAGTTCGGCTTCACCCAGACTGTCCGCCTTGGTGCGGACCAGATCAGAAAACGCGATCCGGCCGATCTCGATCGAGCCGGCGGCGTCGCCACGGAAATTGGCCTGGAATGCCGGGTCAGTCTCGGCGAGCGCCGCGGCAGTCAGGCAGTTCAACGCAAGTACACAAACGAGAGTACGCATGTCGGTCTCTCCTGGGTTCATGTCCCCCTTGCAGGTCACGACCCTATCACATCGGCGTGATGTCGAGCAGGGGGCAAGCGCGTCATTCGTTGCTGCAGCACAATAAAAGACGGACGCACCTGCGAAGGCGCGCCCGTCTGGTTCGGTCAGGCATGTCTCGTCAGGAGCCGGTTTCGGCCCGTTCATCGAGGCTGTCGGAGACCTGGTCGGCGAAGCGGGAGAAGGTCCGTCGGGCGTCGGTCCATTGGCCGTAGCCGACAACATCCCGGATGTTCATGCTGCGCCAGCCATAAGAGTAGGTCTCGAGTACCTCGCCGTCGGCGGACAGGAGTTGCGCTTCAATGTCCGCGCCGCCGATGGAGATCGATGAGTGATGCAGCGGGCGGGTACCGCTCATCTGCGCCATCGTCGGCCGGTTGGGCTGGGCGTCAAGTATGGTCGTGTGCAGCACATAGCCGCCTTCGCCCAGATCGTCGGCCAGCTCGCGCTCCAGGGCGGCGCGCAGATAGCGGGCCAGACGGTCCAGCTCGCGCTCACCAAAGTCCTCAGCGTGCTCGACAAGTTCCGGCCCGTAGGCGATCTCGCCAATCGTGACGGGTTGGTCTGCCAGTGACGGGGTCGACAGGGCCCCCAGTGCCAGGATGGCTGTCATTGTGCGCAACATATCGCGCCTCCTTGATCCAGCGGTTTGCAGTCCCTCAACCGGAGACTAGCAGGATCATCGGACAGAATGAAGATGGTGCCATCGCACGAAATCGCGACTGGCGGCTGGTGGATCAGCCGTGATCAGTCGTCGCCATCGTCATCGTCATCACCATCCGGTGTGACGACATCGATGGCCGCGCCACCGACTGCGCCGGCGGTGCGGACTGCAGCGCCAGCCGTTCCGATGGCAACATCGGCAGCCAGGGCGGTTGCGCCGATCACGAGGCAACCGGAAAGGGCCGGTGCAAGGCCGAGCAGAGCGATAAGGGTCAGGATGCGGCGCATGTCGGTCTCCGGTTCAATTGTTCCTGTCATGGCGCATCAGGTCTTTCCGCATGGTGAACGCAGCGGTATCCCGTTTGTCAGCGACCTTCGCGCCACCAGCCCAGCCCCAGCATGGTCAGGATCAGCATGACCAGCAGCAGTCCCGGCAATAGCGGGATTCGCGTCGAGGCGCGCACGACATAGCGTTCATTGCGCTGCAGGCCGAGCCAGCTGCGTCCGGCCTGATCGGCACTGGCGCGGGTGCGGCGCAGCCCGGGCAGGGCGGCGTCCGGGCCGTCACCAATCGCGAATAGACCGCCGCCGGTTGCTTCGACAAAGGGATCCAGCACATCCGCTATCGGTCGCAGATCGGCATATTCCAACGGATTGATCGGACCCAGGGCGGCCACGGTGGTGAGATCACCAGAGCGAAGTCGAACGAGGCCCGAGCCGCTGGCCGGGACGCGGGCGGCGAAATGCCCGGGCTCACCCTCGGCCTCGGTCATTGTGACAACGTCCTGGCGACCGTCGGGCCAGGTCAGTTGCAAGGGTGGCGGGGTGTCGGCCAAGGTGACGCGATTGATCTGAAGCTCGCCATCGGTGGCAAAGGCCGTCAGGCGTTCCTCGTCCAGTTCCGGTTCCCGCATCAACCAATGGGCGACCCGGCGGAACATCTCGGCATAGGGACCACCGCCTTCAAAGCCGCGCGACCACAACCAGGTCTGGTCGGACATGACGATCGCGGCCCGTCCCTGGCCCGAGCGTTGGACGACCAGCAGCGGATTGCCATCTGGCGTTTGCAGCAGCGTCTCGCCGCCAAGGGCCGTGCCGTGGATATGGCGCAACCAGCGACCCCATTGCGGCGTTTCTCCACCACCGGCCAGGCCGGCCGTCACAGGGTGACGCAAGCCGGTGTCGGTCGGCTCGGGCGTGAACGGGGTTTCAGTGATGTATCCGGTCGGGCGAACCGGCAGGACAGCCGCCAGCGGCGTGCGGTAAAGGCTCGGTGCCCCGGCAAAGGGTGGACCGGCGGTGACCAGTAGCGCGCCACCGTTTTCGACGTAGCGGGCGATATAGTCGAAATAGAGCGGCGGCATGATATTGCGACGGCGATAGCGGTCGAAGATCACCAGGTCGAACTCGCTCAGGCGTTCAACGAACAGCTCCTGCACCGGAAAGCCGATCAGGGCCAGCTCGTCGACCGGGGTCGAGTCGCGACGGTCCGGTGGTCTCAGAATGGTGAAATGGACCAGGTCAACCGACGGGTCGGACTTCAACAGGTCGCGCCAGGCGCGGGCTCCGTTATGGGGTTCACCGGTGACCAGCAAGACCCGCAAACGGTCGCGCACACCGCTGACCGAGACCGCGGCGCGGTTGTTGATCAGTGACAATTCCTGCGGTCCGGCCTCGACCTCGGCTTCGATGACATTCTGGCCGCGGCGCTCGACCGGAACCTCGACCCGTGTCGAACGACCGATCTCGATCGGGAAGACTTGCGGGTCGCCGCCCTCAAAGCGGAAGGCGACGGCGGCCGTGCCCTGCATGGCGTCATCCTCGACCCGGATCACGAAGGCGACGGTCTGGCCGACAATGCCGTAGCGCGGCGCTTCCTCGATCACCAGGCGGCGGTCGCCGGCAGAGCGGTCACCGGTCATGACATGGTGGATCGGGGCGTCGACATTGATCGCATCGGCGTCCAGTGGTGCGTCATGCACCTGGCCATCGGTGACCAGCACGACACCGGCCAGCCGGTCCGGCGGCGCGCTCGCCAGGGCGGCATTGACGCCATCGAACAACATGGTGCCGTCGGCGGTCTCGCCGGCTTCGACCTCGATCAGATCGAGCAGGGGGTCGTTTTCGGCTTCGCGGCGCAGTGCCTGGGCCATTTCCTCTGCCGCCTCGCGACGACCGCCGACCGTCATCGACGCGGAGGTGTCGGTGACCAGCACGGCGACATCCGGCAGCGGGTCACGCTCTTCCTCGACCAGCGAGGGATTGGCCAGCACCAGGGCGATCAGGCCGACGGCCAGCGTGCGCCAGATCCAGCCGGACAGTTTCTGGGCGCCGCCAGCGGCAATCGCCAACAGGGCAATGCCTGTCAGGCCGCCAATCACGGTCCAGGGCAGCAAGGGTGCAAAATCCAGCGCCGAAACGGTCGCACTCAGCGGCAGGCTCACGGGCGCACTCATTGTCCAAGCCTTTCCAGGATGTCGGGGACATGGACCTGGTCGGCCTTGTAGTTTCCGGTCAGCGCGTACATGGCGATATTGACGCCGAAGCGGATCGCCAGCTCGCGCTGACGGTCGCCGCCTTCGATCGGTGCCGCGGCACCGCCGCTCTCGCCACGCGCCCAGGCCGTGGCCCAGTCATGCGAGCCGATGATCACGCCGGACGTACCATCGCGCGAGGCACCGTCCGGATTGGCCTCAACCCAGACCGGCGCGCCGGAATAGCGGCCGGGGAATTCCTGCAGCAGGTAGAAGGCGCGGGTCAGGACATGGTCGCCGGGGATCTGCGACAGGGCGGGCACATCGATGCTGTCGAGCACATTGACCAGTCCGGGGTGAGGGGTGCCGGCGCGCAACATGGCGATATCGGCATCCTGGGTGTCGAAGATGATCAACCCGCCAGCAGCCAGGTAGGCGGCAACCCGGC
The window above is part of the Maricaulis maris MCS10 genome. Proteins encoded here:
- a CDS encoding glutamine amidotransferase: MSAPVSLPLSATVSALDFAPLLPWTVIGGLTGIALLAIAAGGAQKLSGWIWRTLAVGLIALVLANPSLVEEERDPLPDVAVLVTDTSASMTVGGRREAAEEMAQALRREAENDPLLDLIEVEAGETADGTMLFDGVNAALASAPPDRLAGVVLVTDGQVHDAPLDADAINVDAPIHHVMTGDRSAGDRRLVIEEAPRYGIVGQTVAFVIRVEDDAMQGTAAVAFRFEGGDPQVFPIEIGRSTRVEVPVERRGQNVIEAEVEAGPQELSLINNRAAVSVSGVRDRLRVLLVTGEPHNGARAWRDLLKSDPSVDLVHFTILRPPDRRDSTPVDELALIGFPVQELFVERLSEFDLVIFDRYRRRNIMPPLYFDYIARYVENGGALLVTAGPPFAGAPSLYRTPLAAVLPVRPTGYITETPFTPEPTDTGLRHPVTAGLAGGGETPQWGRWLRHIHGTALGGETLLQTPDGNPLLVVQRSGQGRAAIVMSDQTWLWSRGFEGGGPYAEMFRRVAHWLMREPELDEERLTAFATDGELQINRVTLADTPPPLQLTWPDGRQDVVTMTEAEGEPGHFAARVPASGSGLVRLRSGDLTTVAALGPINPLEYADLRPIADVLDPFVEATGGGLFAIGDGPDAALPGLRRTRASADQAGRSWLGLQRNERYVVRASTRIPLLPGLLLVMLILTMLGLGWWREGR